Proteins found in one Zea mays cultivar B73 chromosome 1, Zm-B73-REFERENCE-NAM-5.0, whole genome shotgun sequence genomic segment:
- the LOC100274271 gene encoding nicotinate phosphoribosyltransferase 2-like isoform X1 — protein sequence MAAANGDACRSVGGVPRPTNPMVTPLLTDLYQFTMAYAYWKAGKHLDRAVFDLYFRKNPFGGEFTIFGGLEECIRFIANFKFTEEEIKFLRSVMPACEDDFFEYLRSIDCSDVEVYAIPEGYAVFPKVPLMRIEGPVAVVQLLETPFLSLVNYASLVTTNAARHRLVAGKSKNLLEFGLRRAQGPDGGISASRYCYMGGFDATSNVAAGRLFGIPIRGTHSHAFVSSFMGLDEITDKTLTSSDGSNTCEDFISLVQNWLIRIQDSSSLHGTFGETSQSELAAFTSYALAFPNSFLALVDTYDVMRSGVPNFCAVALALNDMGYKAVGIRLDSGDLAYLSVEARKFFHAVEKEFVVVGFGKTSITASNDLNEETIDALNKQGHEVDAFGIGTYLVTCYAQAALGCVFKLVEINKQPRIKLSEDVMKVSIPCKKKCYRLYGKEGYPLVDIMTGEDEPGPKIGERLLCRHPFNESKRAYVVPQHVEELLKCYWPGNSSNSREELPSIHEIRTRCIHHLDRMRPDHMRRLNPTPYKVSVSAKLYDFIHFLWLNEAPVGELQ from the exons CTTTGATCTCTACTTCCGGAAAAATCCATTTGGCGGGGAGTTCACCATCTTCGGTGGCCTCgaggaatgtataaggttcattgCTAACTTCAAGTTCACGGAGGAGGAAATCAAATTTCTTCGATCTGTCATGCCTGCATGTGAG GATGACTTCTTTGAGTACCTCCGTTCGATTGACTGCTCAGACGTGGAGGTTTATGCCATACCAGAGGGTTATGCTGTGTTCCCTAAAGTTCCACTGATGAGAATTGAAGGACCTGTTGCT GTTGTCCAGCTTCTTGAAACTCCATTTCTAAGTCTTGTCAACTATGCTTCTCTGGTTACCACGAATGCGGCACGGCACCGACTTGTAGCTGGGAAGTCAAAGAATTTACTTGAATTTGGACTTCGACGGGCTCAA GGGCCTGATGGAGGAATCAGTGCATCAAGATATTGTTATATGGGAGGATTTGATGCAACAAG CAATGTTGCAGCAGGAAGATTGTTTGGGATACCAATACGTGGGACTCATTCACATGCATTTGTGAGCTCCTTCATG GGTCTTGATGAAATTACTGACAAAACACTTACTAGTTCTGATGGTTCAAACACATGTGAAGATTTTATCTCTCTGGTGCAGAACTGGCTGATCAGGATTCAG GATTCTAGTTCATTGCATGGCACCTTTGGAGAAACGAGCCAAAGTGAGTTGGCTGCATTCACGTCATATGCACTGGCATTTCCAAATTCCTTCCTGGCCTTGGTTGACACATATGAT GTCATGAGAAGCGGAGTGCCAAACTTCTGTGCTGTTGCTTTGGCCCTCAATGATATGGG GTATAAGGCAGTCGGAATTAGGTTGGACTCTGGTGATTTAGCATACCTATCCGTTGAGGCCCGCAAGTTCTTCCATGCAGTTGAAAAAGAATTTGTAGTTGTTGGCTTTGGGAAAACAAGTATCACAGCAAGCAATGATCTTAATGAAGAAACTATAGATGCTCTGAACAAGCAG GGCCATGAGGTAGATGCATTTGGTATTGGCACCTACCTAGTTACATGCTATGCACAAGCTGCACTTGGTTGTGTATTCAAATTAGTTGAGATTAACAAACAGCCTCGTATTAAACTTTCTGAAGATGTCATGAAG GTATCGATACCATGTAAGAAAAAATGCTACAGATTGTATGGCAAAGAAGGGTATCCGTTGGTTGATATAATGACCGGAGAAGATGAGCCAGGTCCAAAG ATTGGTGAAAGGCTCCTATGTCGTCACCCTTTCAATGAATCAAAGAGAGCGTACGTTGTTCCACAGCATGTTGAGGAATTATTGAAGTGCTACTGGCCTGGAAATTCAT CGAATTCACGGGAGGAGCTTCCATCCATCCATGAGATTAGGACTCGGTGTATTCACCATCTGGACCGAATGAGGCCAGACCATATGAGGCGGCTGAACCCGACGCCTTACAAG GTAAGCGTGAGTGCTAAGCTGTATGACTTCATCCATTTCTTGTGGCTCAACGAAGCGCCTGTCGGAGAACTGCAATGA
- the LOC100274271 gene encoding Nicotinate phosphoribosyltransferase 2-like, protein MAAANGDACRSVGGVPRPTNPMVTPLLTDLYQFTMAYAYWKAGKHLDRAVFDLYFRKNPFGGEFTIFGGLEECIRFIANFKFTEEEIKFLRSVMPACEDDFFEYLRSIDCSDVEVYAIPEGYAVFPKVPLMRIEGPVAFSHTSRLCCLPQVVQLLETPFLSLVNYASLVTTNAARHRLVAGKSKNLLEFGLRRAQGPDGGISASRYCYMGGFDATSNVAAGRLFGIPIRGTHSHAFVSSFMGLDEITDKTLTSSDGSNTCEDFISLVQNWLIRIQDSSSLHGTFGETSQSELAAFTSYALAFPNSFLALVDTYDVMRSGVPNFCAVALALNDMGYKAVGIRLDSGDLAYLSVEARKFFHAVEKEFVVVGFGKTSITASNDLNEETIDALNKQGHEVDAFGIGTYLVTCYAQAALGCVFKLVEINKQPRIKLSEDVMKVSIPCKKKCYRLYGKEGYPLVDIMTGEDEPGPKIGERLLCRHPFNESKRAYVVPQHVEELLKCYWPGNSSNSREELPSIHEIRTRCIHHLDRMRPDHMRRLNPTPYKVSVSAKLYDFIHFLWLNEAPVGELQ, encoded by the exons CTTTGATCTCTACTTCCGGAAAAATCCATTTGGCGGGGAGTTCACCATCTTCGGTGGCCTCgaggaatgtataaggttcattgCTAACTTCAAGTTCACGGAGGAGGAAATCAAATTTCTTCGATCTGTCATGCCTGCATGTGAG GATGACTTCTTTGAGTACCTCCGTTCGATTGACTGCTCAGACGTGGAGGTTTATGCCATACCAGAGGGTTATGCTGTGTTCCCTAAAGTTCCACTGATGAGAATTGAAGGACCTGTTGCT TTTTCCCATACGTCGAGATTGTGTTGTTTGCCCCAGGTTGTCCAGCTTCTTGAAACTCCATTTCTAAGTCTTGTCAACTATGCTTCTCTGGTTACCACGAATGCGGCACGGCACCGACTTGTAGCTGGGAAGTCAAAGAATTTACTTGAATTTGGACTTCGACGGGCTCAA GGGCCTGATGGAGGAATCAGTGCATCAAGATATTGTTATATGGGAGGATTTGATGCAACAAG CAATGTTGCAGCAGGAAGATTGTTTGGGATACCAATACGTGGGACTCATTCACATGCATTTGTGAGCTCCTTCATG GGTCTTGATGAAATTACTGACAAAACACTTACTAGTTCTGATGGTTCAAACACATGTGAAGATTTTATCTCTCTGGTGCAGAACTGGCTGATCAGGATTCAG GATTCTAGTTCATTGCATGGCACCTTTGGAGAAACGAGCCAAAGTGAGTTGGCTGCATTCACGTCATATGCACTGGCATTTCCAAATTCCTTCCTGGCCTTGGTTGACACATATGAT GTCATGAGAAGCGGAGTGCCAAACTTCTGTGCTGTTGCTTTGGCCCTCAATGATATGGG GTATAAGGCAGTCGGAATTAGGTTGGACTCTGGTGATTTAGCATACCTATCCGTTGAGGCCCGCAAGTTCTTCCATGCAGTTGAAAAAGAATTTGTAGTTGTTGGCTTTGGGAAAACAAGTATCACAGCAAGCAATGATCTTAATGAAGAAACTATAGATGCTCTGAACAAGCAG GGCCATGAGGTAGATGCATTTGGTATTGGCACCTACCTAGTTACATGCTATGCACAAGCTGCACTTGGTTGTGTATTCAAATTAGTTGAGATTAACAAACAGCCTCGTATTAAACTTTCTGAAGATGTCATGAAG GTATCGATACCATGTAAGAAAAAATGCTACAGATTGTATGGCAAAGAAGGGTATCCGTTGGTTGATATAATGACCGGAGAAGATGAGCCAGGTCCAAAG ATTGGTGAAAGGCTCCTATGTCGTCACCCTTTCAATGAATCAAAGAGAGCGTACGTTGTTCCACAGCATGTTGAGGAATTATTGAAGTGCTACTGGCCTGGAAATTCAT CGAATTCACGGGAGGAGCTTCCATCCATCCATGAGATTAGGACTCGGTGTATTCACCATCTGGACCGAATGAGGCCAGACCATATGAGGCGGCTGAACCCGACGCCTTACAAG GTAAGCGTGAGTGCTAAGCTGTATGACTTCATCCATTTCTTGTGGCTCAACGAAGCGCCTGTCGGAGAACTGCAATGA